One region of Campylobacter lari genomic DNA includes:
- the ribD gene encoding bifunctional diaminohydroxyphosphoribosylaminopyrimidine deaminase/5-amino-6-(5-phosphoribosylamino)uracil reductase RibD — MNHEFYMNLAIDEAWKYQLLTYPNPAVGCVILDKNGKILSIEAHKEAGKAHAELEAVSKALKALNPNLDLPQNANDLHEFICKNHQGLLKGASAYVSLEPCNHQGKTPPCAKLFSTLGFSEVFIATKDEHKLASGGAEFLKDQGIKVHMGICEQRAKELLKPFLKWQKSSFKFFKLALSLNGSAYGKIVSSKASRTYAHALRSKLDLLVVGGETIRHDRPILDARLVQAKAPNLCILSHQNLESFDPNIPLFSVPKREIFTSIPSEAKLIMYEGGENFLKAFKDELDMLLIFSNSNLNTFENVKLDLKLKPLYKGFLENDTYGFYEIIKS, encoded by the coding sequence ATGAATCACGAATTTTATATGAATTTAGCTATAGATGAAGCTTGGAAATATCAGCTTTTAACCTACCCTAATCCAGCCGTAGGTTGTGTGATCTTAGACAAAAATGGCAAAATCTTAAGCATAGAAGCACACAAAGAAGCAGGCAAGGCTCATGCAGAACTTGAAGCAGTGAGTAAAGCCTTAAAAGCACTTAATCCAAATTTAGATTTACCACAAAATGCAAATGATTTGCATGAGTTTATTTGCAAAAATCATCAGGGGTTATTAAAAGGCGCTAGTGCTTATGTGAGTTTAGAACCTTGTAATCATCAGGGTAAAACCCCACCTTGTGCAAAGCTTTTTAGTACACTTGGTTTTAGTGAAGTTTTTATCGCTACTAAAGATGAGCATAAGCTCGCAAGCGGTGGGGCAGAGTTTTTAAAAGATCAAGGCATAAAAGTTCACATGGGAATTTGCGAGCAAAGAGCCAAAGAGCTTTTAAAGCCTTTTTTAAAATGGCAAAAATCAAGTTTTAAATTTTTTAAACTAGCCCTTTCTTTAAATGGCTCTGCTTATGGTAAAATCGTAAGTTCTAAAGCAAGTAGAACCTATGCCCATGCATTACGCTCAAAGCTTGATTTGCTTGTAGTGGGCGGAGAAACTATAAGACATGATAGGCCTATTTTAGATGCAAGGTTAGTTCAAGCTAAAGCACCAAATTTATGCATACTAAGCCATCAAAATTTAGAAAGTTTTGATCCAAACATTCCTTTATTTAGCGTACCTAAAAGAGAAATTTTTACAAGTATTCCTAGTGAAGCAAAGCTCATCATGTATGAGGGTGGGGAGAATTTTTTAAAAGCCTTTAAAGATGAGCTAGACATGCTTTTGATTTTTTCAAACTCGAATTTAAATACCTTTGAAAATGTTAAGTTAGATTTAAAGCTAAAGCCTTTATACA
- a CDS encoding McrC family protein translates to MKTINTFSIIEYQAFSKEDLKEIFKEKTEIFYKELEDFAKNNESLLGFKNKNTLKAKNYVGIIQTKSGVLEILPKCTNLDSYKKEDKTSNYDKEKLKKYYELENISINDDFYKKDYEVNPSILLINMLKTLKNSPFKKSQISSLQIAKMPLFEVFITMFLDEFDSVYKKGLMRSYVSSEENRTFLKGKLLFNEHIKSNLIHKERFFTSSDEFVLDIAPNRLIKSTLNFLKSKTSSNKFKIIKAMQMLDEVEFSKNYEKDFSFKISRHFDYYENILSWCKIFLQNQSFAPYKGKNEAFALLFPMEKLFENYVAYMFKLANPSKNIKTKSSGKYLISKNDEKCFMLKPDLYIENKMILDTKWKIPDDNEDEKKHGISQSDLYQMFAYVNKYEIKEIYLIYPLCERTFDLREKLKTKDIKFLAQGFLKACDEHVKLKVFFAPLPF, encoded by the coding sequence ATGAAAACAATTAACACTTTTTCTATCATCGAATATCAAGCTTTTTCTAAAGAAGATTTAAAAGAAATTTTCAAAGAAAAGACTGAAATATTTTATAAAGAGCTAGAAGACTTTGCAAAAAATAATGAAAGTCTTCTAGGCTTTAAAAATAAAAACACCTTAAAAGCTAAAAATTATGTCGGCATTATACAGACTAAAAGTGGTGTTTTAGAGATCTTGCCAAAATGCACAAATTTGGATAGCTATAAAAAAGAGGATAAAACCTCAAATTATGATAAAGAAAAATTAAAAAAATACTACGAATTAGAAAATATCTCTATAAATGATGATTTTTATAAAAAAGATTATGAAGTTAATCCTAGTATTCTTTTAATCAACATGTTAAAAACCTTAAAAAATTCTCCCTTTAAAAAGTCTCAAATTTCATCTTTACAAATTGCCAAAATGCCTTTGTTTGAAGTATTTATCACGATGTTTTTAGATGAATTTGATAGTGTGTATAAAAAAGGTTTGATGAGATCTTATGTAAGTAGTGAGGAAAATAGAACTTTTTTAAAAGGAAAGTTGCTGTTTAATGAGCATATAAAATCAAATTTAATACACAAAGAAAGATTTTTCACAAGTAGTGATGAATTTGTTTTAGACATAGCGCCAAATCGTTTGATAAAATCAACCCTAAATTTTTTAAAATCCAAAACAAGCTCGAATAAATTTAAAATCATCAAAGCTATGCAAATGCTTGATGAGGTAGAATTTTCTAAAAATTATGAAAAAGATTTTAGTTTTAAAATTTCAAGACATTTTGATTATTATGAAAATATACTTTCTTGGTGTAAGATATTTTTACAAAATCAAAGCTTTGCTCCATATAAAGGTAAAAACGAAGCCTTTGCTTTACTTTTTCCTATGGAAAAACTTTTTGAAAACTATGTGGCTTATATGTTTAAACTTGCTAATCCTAGCAAAAATATAAAAACCAAAAGTAGTGGAAAGTATTTAATCTCAAAAAATGATGAAAAATGTTTTATGTTAAAGCCTGATTTATATATAGAAAATAAAATGATATTAGATACCAAATGGAAAATTCCAGATGATAACGAAGATGAGAAAAAACATGGTATATCGCAAAGTGATTTATATCAAATGTTTGCTTATGTAAATAAATACGAGATAAAGGAAATTTATCTCATTTATCCTCTATGTGAGAGAACTTTTGATTTAAGAGAGAAATTAAAAACTAAAGATATTAAGTTTTTAGCGCAAGGTTTTTTAAAAGCTTGCGATGAGCATGTAAAGCTTAAGGTATTTTTTGCACCTTTACCTTTTTAG